Part of the Triticum urartu cultivar G1812 unplaced genomic scaffold, Tu2.1 TuUngrouped_contig_4375, whole genome shotgun sequence genome, ACAGGTAAAAGCAAAGCATGCAGTACCTTGGGAGTAAAATCTTCGGTAACGTAAACTGAATTGGAGTTCAGCTCTGATATAGCAAACGGAGGCTGCGACTCGGTGTGCAGATACCTTAAACCTTGGGCGATGCCGATGGCTATTTTCATTCGTCTGAGCCAAGAGAATTGGGCCGCTTCCCCATCTGAAGgaagaaaaacaaatgaggtCAAATCTACAACACCACAGAAAATGCAAATATTAGTCTAGCATAACGAAATTGAAGAGATAGACTTACAGTGTAGGTGCTCGTACAGCGTCCCATTTGATGCATACTCAAAGACTAACATCCTGGAGAAAGGGTCACTCTCTCTGCAATAGCCCAGAAACTTTGCTATGTTCTCATGATTCAGCCTTGCCAGATCAATAACCTACAATGTTCATCCCATTTTATCTATTTATTTATTTGAGTTTAAAAAAAGGTGTTTCTGAATCGCAATTTTAGACAAATTCACTACCTTGTTTTGGTAAAAGAGTTCATGCTGACTAGTCCAATGACCTTCAAAGGCGCATAATGATATGACAGAAACTTCAGGCCCATCCTTCATTGTTCCTTTGTAGACTACAGTCTCCGGAGTTGAGCCAATAATGTTGCTAAAATCCTCACATGCTACTTCAAGTTCCTGGCGACTCAGCTTTGGCAAACTTTTCAGCATATCAGAATCTGAAAGAAGCATGAACACATTGGCAACAATATATCTTAGACAAAATAATCAATTTATAAGATAAAGTTAATACCAACCAATGAGTACTGTTATCTCGTCGCTCCAACTTTTTGATCTACTCCATGATGATATTCTTATAGAAGGCTTTAGATTGCAGCTTCTGGAGGCAGTAATTGCAGCAGTGATCACGAAAACAAGCAGGAGAGCACCGGTTGCAATTTCCAAAACAATAAGCCAAGTCGGTTGCTGCACTTTATTATGCTTATGCTCAGAAGCAGGGCGTTTGAATCCCTTTAAATTAGCAGCTGTAGACGCGCCTAAAACAAGAGTAGATTTCAGTCGATGGAAGTTGAAGTTCACCTCAGGCCACTACTAAGTGCTAGTTATACATTAAATAGCTATAACCCATATTGGTGGTGCACGAGTTTCAACATAAGGTTTTGCCTGAGTATCAAAACTACCCTTGAAGAAATGAATATGCCTCATGAGCAGTGATGGTAAATCCTACAGAAAATTTTTATAAGGGCAGCATGTATATTATTATAAAGCATGATGTTCAGTACTTGTCGGATTAACTGAGTTGAATTCCAATGTCCATGCAAAAAATTCAAGAAATATGTCATCATTTCTAGTTAACACTGCAATAGTTGTGTAGCTTGTAGAGGCTGGGTCACATACTTGCACAAATTTGATGAGCACGTTGTCGGATAGAGTAGTCATCCTGGAGGCAGTTCCCCTGAAAACTAGACCTGCAAACTAGCCATGTAAATGGATGGACTTCTAACTGATATTAACAGTGGGAGGTGCCTTTTGTAATAATACCTTGGAAGATACTTCAAACAAATTGGGATTTTTCCAACAAGGAAGTTGAAGGAGAAATCTGCAACGCTTAATCGAGGAGACGGGCATAGTCCACTGTGAGGTGTGGACCTGACGAAGCAAACATACAGTATTCAGATATAGTAATAATTTACTGGAACATGGTCACATACTCACATATTGGTTTTGTTAAGTGTATTTAATGAACATGTTATCAACAGAAAATGGTAACAAAAGCTCATGGAAAAATTTAGCAAGTATTACCACTGATATTCGTCCTTTTGGTCCTATTCTAGCTAATCATTACTCTGAAGTTCAGTTCAGTCTATTCTTTTTGATGAATCGTGAATCTATTGATGTCACAAATTAATTTGATGATCCTTACATCATATCCAATTTTCCATCAGTACTGAGTTTACATAATTCAAATTTCTGTAATATATTTAGCGCCATACAGAAAAAAAAAAGGAGTTAGGATAAGTCACCGACCCGGTATCTGCCATAGGAGAAAAACCACTAGCATTGCCACCTGGAATTGACCCTTTCAGCCTGTTCCTGTCCAACCTAAGCTGAACAAGATTTGGTAGCTTGCCCAGCTGCGGTGGTATGTTCCCGGTTAGCCCGTTGGAATGTAAGTTTCTACAAGAGATGAATGAAACATGCCTTAGTTTGAGTAGCAAAGAAGCAGCCAAACTTAAAAATTCCAAATGTAGAAGCAAAGCAATCGGTATCTTACATTACGCTCACGCTGTTCAGTCCACTCAGCTCAGGAGGTATAGGGCCAGCAAGCCGGTTAGCGCCCAAATCCAAGACCCTGAGGTTCCTCAGCGATCCTAGCTGCTTCGGGATAGTGCCGAAAAGCAGGTTGTGATCCAAATACCTGCCCAAAACAGAGACACTTCAGCGAAACCAGGTCCTTGAGAGAACAGTTGAAGGCACAATGAAGACTGAAGCAGCACATACAGCTCTTGCAAGAAGATGAGCTGCCCGAGCTCCGGCGCGATGAACCCCTTGAGCGACGCGTTCGACAGCCTCCTGCAAAGCACAAAGCCAAATTCATCATCCAATGGTCGTAATCAGCGGTCTCATCCCGGCGTGATTTCGACTGATTAGATTATGCAAGTAC contains:
- the LOC125527727 gene encoding probable LRR receptor-like serine/threonine-protein kinase At1g63430; translation: MGRHWAGVLLLALHCGVAALLPPCSAASALPPPIGGDALALLAFKRAVIEDPHSALADWTDADGDTCDWRGVVCSSPHGSVVSLRLSNASLKGFIAPELGQLIFLQELYLDHNLLFGTIPKQLGSLRNLRVLDLGANRLAGPIPPELSGLNSVSVINLHSNGLTGNIPPQLGKLPNLVQLRLDRNRLKGSIPGGNASGFSPMADTGSTPHSGLCPSPRLSVADFSFNFLVGKIPICLKYLPRSSFQGNCLQDDYSIRQRAHQICASASTAANLKGFKRPASEHKHNKVQQPTWLIVLEIATGALLLVFVITAAITASRSCNLKPSIRISSWSRSKSWSDEITVLIDSDMLKSLPKLSRQELEVACEDFSNIIGSTPETVVYKGTMKDGPEVSVISLCAFEGHWTSQHELFYQNKVIDLARLNHENIAKFLGYCRESDPFSRMLVFEYASNGTLYEHLHYGEAAQFSWLRRMKIAIGIAQGLRYLHTESQPPFAISELNSNSVYVTEDFTPKLVDFECWKMLFSRHEKAISH